From the genome of Arthrobacter alpinus, one region includes:
- a CDS encoding metal-sensitive transcriptional regulator produces MELDKTEIAPVINRLKRAQGQLAAVTRMLEEGRDCKDVVTQLAAVSKALDRAGFVIIATGLEQCIRSDDTGMDKKDMEKLFLSLA; encoded by the coding sequence ATGGAACTTGACAAGACAGAAATCGCCCCCGTCATCAACCGTCTCAAACGCGCCCAAGGCCAACTTGCGGCGGTTACGCGCATGCTCGAAGAGGGCCGTGACTGCAAGGACGTCGTTACACAGCTCGCCGCCGTCTCCAAGGCGCTGGACCGGGCCGGTTTCGTGATTATCGCCACCGGACTGGAGCAGTGCATCAGAAGCGACGACACTGGCATGGACAAGAAGGATATGGAAAAGCTCTTCCTGTCCCTCGCCTAA
- a CDS encoding sensor histidine kinase — MLDIGSRHKAVLGAAWVVFAGVNCYLTFALPGKETIPFHLVWASFALVYGLCPWPRRATLVAFVVVTTVTGAALVGHAIAGTIEWEECTEIFLMAGIMMLLIWHVNRQWNSQARLQALQQADRHRSQQRENAARFGSHEVRTRLTIARGYAQLIADQSAEPTVREDAELVVAELIKASALATNLLTLVRVVEPPTTEPVDVDRMLAAILHRWSVTADRSWSSRSEVGTVHGDNERLEAILDCLLENAVRFTGPGDTIAVTAGAQGDELVLIVRDTGAGIPAADLDTVFDVFRTGSTAGERAGSGLGLAIVKAVTEARGGTVSVASSLGHGAAFTLRLPLLPVLPTPLGKPVSNSAERDPLDESVQVRN, encoded by the coding sequence ATGTTGGATATAGGATCGCGACATAAGGCAGTCCTCGGCGCCGCGTGGGTGGTGTTCGCGGGCGTGAACTGCTACCTCACCTTTGCGCTGCCGGGCAAGGAGACCATCCCCTTTCACCTCGTATGGGCCAGTTTCGCGCTGGTCTACGGACTGTGCCCGTGGCCCCGGCGTGCCACCCTGGTTGCCTTCGTCGTTGTCACAACGGTGACCGGTGCCGCCTTGGTTGGTCACGCGATAGCGGGGACTATCGAATGGGAAGAATGCACAGAGATCTTTTTGATGGCCGGAATTATGATGCTGTTGATCTGGCACGTGAACCGGCAGTGGAACTCTCAGGCCCGTCTGCAGGCATTGCAGCAAGCTGACCGTCACCGCAGTCAGCAGCGGGAGAACGCCGCTCGGTTCGGTTCGCACGAGGTACGCACACGGTTGACAATCGCCCGAGGATACGCGCAACTCATCGCCGACCAGTCGGCCGAGCCGACGGTGCGTGAGGACGCCGAGCTGGTGGTCGCCGAACTCATTAAAGCGTCCGCTTTGGCAACCAACTTGCTCACCCTGGTCCGGGTCGTGGAGCCGCCGACCACCGAGCCGGTCGACGTCGACCGGATGCTGGCCGCGATCCTGCACCGATGGTCGGTCACTGCAGACCGAAGCTGGAGCTCACGGAGTGAGGTCGGCACCGTTCATGGCGACAACGAGCGACTCGAGGCAATACTGGACTGCCTACTGGAGAATGCTGTCAGGTTCACCGGGCCAGGAGACACCATCGCTGTGACGGCCGGCGCCCAGGGCGACGAACTGGTGCTGATCGTCCGGGACACCGGGGCGGGCATCCCGGCCGCAGATCTGGACACAGTTTTCGACGTCTTCCGGACCGGGTCGACCGCAGGCGAGCGAGCCGGGAGTGGGCTGGGCCTGGCCATCGTCAAGGCCGTCACGGAAGCCCGTGGCGGCACCGTTTCGGTGGCCAGCTCGCTCGGCCATGGTGCCGCATTCACTCTGCGGTTGCCGCTACTGCCGGTGCTACCGACCCCACTCGGAAAACCCGTCTCCAATTCGGCTGAGCGTGATCCCCTTGATGAGTCGGTCCAGGTCCGCAACTGA
- a CDS encoding copper resistance protein CopC, with protein sequence MLREIPRRTCSQQSRARGPLVRRFLVLLFATLYLMLVAAPTPVLAHAALLYSMPVDGAALSKAPSSVELVFGETVATVPDGFQFYDVSGGHHTVHVEQLDATVTATLPSNLADGSYKLSWRVISDDSHPISGVLSFSVGKAGAAVPIIVKNDAVPVDVLYGALNAFGYLGLFALAGLTVFDLFVARTTVTVRRPSWVAALVTISAYIMLVPLTSVRERGLDLGGLADPAVFTTGWSGGAAVTLFLALPGVVLMLLAARIPGRGGFWAGTVGAGLAMVSVLPIGHTRTFGPSWVVMGSDLVHAATAAVWLGGLVGLVLYLHHARRRKGDPAEAAVVLGRFSTLAGSLVVLLGITGTILAVVMVGSVATLVGSSYGRLLMVKLAIVAVVGGFAAWNRFGLLPRLENEGIKGKAWSRLALAVRLEAIGVVLVLGLTSALTLQNPRATEVQAPVGTEVIADLGTGHLSGRFSPGDAGLGVLTFDLADVGGAPIVPISVPQVSVAEPNLNLGPLAAKVEPGPTPGSYRAEVVLPMAGTWKITVAVRVNELEQPAAVVNVVVVR encoded by the coding sequence GTGTTGAGAGAAATACCCCGGCGGACCTGCAGTCAGCAGTCACGAGCCCGGGGACCGCTGGTCCGCCGGTTCCTCGTGTTGCTGTTCGCCACGCTTTACTTGATGCTCGTGGCGGCGCCCACCCCAGTCCTGGCGCACGCCGCTCTGCTGTACTCAATGCCTGTCGATGGCGCGGCACTGTCCAAGGCGCCGAGCTCGGTGGAGCTTGTCTTCGGTGAGACCGTCGCCACTGTCCCCGACGGGTTCCAGTTCTACGATGTCAGCGGCGGTCATCACACTGTGCACGTCGAGCAGTTGGACGCGACTGTCACGGCCACCTTGCCCTCAAACCTTGCCGACGGCAGCTACAAGCTCAGCTGGCGGGTGATTTCCGATGACTCCCACCCTATTTCCGGCGTGTTGTCGTTCAGCGTGGGAAAGGCCGGCGCAGCAGTCCCGATCATCGTCAAAAACGACGCCGTACCGGTGGACGTCCTGTACGGAGCGCTCAACGCTTTCGGCTATCTGGGCTTGTTCGCTCTTGCCGGACTCACAGTTTTCGACCTGTTCGTCGCCCGGACCACCGTCACGGTTCGTCGGCCGTCCTGGGTAGCTGCGCTGGTCACCATCAGCGCCTACATCATGCTCGTGCCCCTCACTTCAGTTCGGGAGAGGGGTTTGGATCTGGGTGGATTGGCCGATCCAGCCGTCTTCACCACGGGATGGTCCGGAGGTGCAGCGGTGACGTTGTTCCTCGCCCTCCCCGGGGTGGTGTTGATGCTGCTGGCGGCTCGGATCCCGGGCCGGGGAGGCTTCTGGGCCGGGACGGTGGGGGCCGGGCTGGCGATGGTCTCGGTGCTGCCCATCGGCCACACCCGGACCTTTGGACCCAGCTGGGTGGTCATGGGTTCGGATCTGGTCCATGCCGCGACGGCCGCGGTTTGGCTGGGCGGTCTCGTTGGTCTGGTCCTGTACCTCCACCATGCCCGACGGCGGAAGGGTGACCCTGCCGAGGCTGCCGTGGTCCTAGGCCGGTTCTCCACGCTGGCAGGGAGTCTCGTTGTTCTACTGGGCATTACGGGCACCATCCTAGCCGTTGTGATGGTCGGCTCGGTGGCAACTCTTGTGGGCAGTTCTTACGGTCGGTTGCTGATGGTCAAGCTGGCGATCGTTGCGGTGGTCGGCGGATTTGCGGCGTGGAATCGATTCGGGCTCCTCCCCCGTCTGGAGAACGAGGGAATCAAGGGGAAGGCGTGGTCCCGACTGGCATTGGCTGTACGCCTGGAGGCTATTGGGGTGGTGCTTGTGTTGGGGCTCACCTCAGCACTGACGTTGCAGAATCCGCGGGCCACCGAGGTGCAAGCCCCGGTTGGGACCGAGGTAATTGCAGACCTGGGAACCGGTCACTTGTCCGGCCGGTTCAGCCCCGGCGACGCCGGGCTGGGCGTCCTTACCTTCGACCTTGCCGACGTTGGGGGCGCCCCTATCGTCCCAATAAGCGTTCCGCAGGTCAGCGTCGCAGAACCGAACCTGAACCTTGGACCCCTGGCTGCCAAAGTTGAGCCTGGGCCGACGCCGGGAAGCTACCGGGCCGAGGTGGTGCTGCCCATGGCGGGGACATGGAAGATCACCGTCGCCGTCCGCGTCAACGAGCTTGAGCAGCCAGCCGCCGTCGTCAATGTGGTCGTGGTGAGGTGA
- a CDS encoding MBL fold metallo-hydrolase, producing the protein MLIERIYDEDLAQASYLIGCQAKGEAIVVDPRRNIAVYQSLAASNGMRIVAVTETHIHADFLSGTRELAAATGATAYVSGEGGTDWQYGFEAERLMDNDEITLGNITIKTLHTPGHTPELLSFLITDGAFADTPGYLLSGDFVFSGDLGRPDLLDEAAGGVDTRFAGAKELFTSLQEKFLTLPDYVQVHPGHGAGSACGKALGAVPSSTVGYERRYAWWGPYLSANDETGFVTKLLDGQPDAHAYFGRMKRQNREGPAVMGTRPPLQEVATKDLILDLAADTMTFVDSRSHAEVHQVTVAGSLNIPAGKSTASFGAWVVNPETDTNPLVLLAPDQLSAQEMWDHLVRVGIDTVAGYVTSIDGLPTSTPKRIQPEELEDFDAAMVLDVRDRTEHSAGHIPGSQQLSGGRVMWNLDQLPASGTIVSYCQSGVRNSVAASALRRAGYDVVELDGSYAGWATLQQALDTALALPTATGVLQMKSGASS; encoded by the coding sequence GTGCTTATTGAGCGCATCTACGACGAAGACTTGGCCCAGGCCAGCTACCTCATCGGCTGCCAAGCCAAGGGCGAGGCCATTGTTGTCGATCCTCGCCGTAACATCGCTGTCTATCAGTCACTGGCCGCCTCGAACGGGATGCGGATCGTGGCCGTCACCGAGACGCACATCCATGCGGATTTTCTATCCGGGACCCGGGAACTGGCTGCCGCGACTGGTGCTACCGCCTACGTTTCCGGGGAAGGCGGCACGGACTGGCAGTACGGCTTCGAAGCTGAACGCCTGATGGACAATGATGAGATCACCTTGGGAAACATCACCATCAAGACTCTCCACACTCCGGGCCACACCCCCGAACTCCTCTCCTTTTTGATCACCGACGGTGCGTTCGCGGACACCCCGGGATACCTGCTCTCCGGAGATTTCGTGTTCTCCGGAGACCTGGGGAGGCCCGATCTGCTCGATGAGGCGGCCGGTGGCGTGGACACCCGCTTCGCCGGGGCCAAGGAGCTGTTCACCAGTTTGCAGGAAAAATTCCTAACCCTGCCCGATTACGTCCAGGTCCACCCTGGCCACGGCGCTGGTAGCGCCTGCGGCAAGGCCTTGGGCGCCGTCCCCTCCTCCACAGTTGGCTACGAGCGCCGCTACGCCTGGTGGGGACCGTATTTGTCTGCCAACGACGAGACCGGCTTCGTGACTAAGCTACTTGACGGCCAGCCCGACGCCCACGCCTACTTCGGGCGCATGAAGCGGCAAAACCGTGAAGGGCCAGCCGTCATGGGAACCCGCCCGCCCCTGCAGGAAGTCGCCACCAAGGATCTCATCCTTGATCTTGCGGCGGACACGATGACGTTTGTGGACAGCCGCTCCCATGCCGAGGTCCACCAGGTAACCGTTGCCGGGTCCCTGAACATCCCGGCGGGCAAATCCACGGCCAGCTTTGGCGCTTGGGTGGTCAACCCCGAAACCGACACGAATCCTCTCGTGCTGCTGGCTCCGGACCAGCTCTCAGCCCAGGAAATGTGGGACCACCTGGTCCGCGTCGGCATCGACACGGTTGCTGGCTACGTCACCAGCATCGACGGCTTGCCCACCAGCACCCCGAAACGCATCCAACCCGAAGAACTCGAGGATTTCGACGCCGCGATGGTCCTGGACGTTCGCGACCGCACCGAGCACTCCGCCGGCCACATTCCCGGTTCCCAGCAGCTCAGCGGCGGCCGCGTCATGTGGAACCTCGATCAGCTCCCGGCCAGTGGCACCATCGTCAGCTACTGCCAAAGTGGCGTCCGGAACTCCGTCGCGGCCAGCGCCCTGCGCCGCGCCGGCTACGACGTCGTCGAACTCGATGGCAGCTACGCTGGATGGGCCACCTTGCAGCAGGCGCTGGATACCGCCCTTGCCCTGCCCACAGCAACTGGAGTACTGCAAATGAAATCCGGCGCTTCCTCCTAG
- a CDS encoding Ig-like domain-containing protein has product MSRPAIILTFALLISSIGPLGGLNNFSGSDAAVAAVPSSSTDSTKVPHYFGPYPNWANSPQTLADAMVTIGVGTPTPVFYGNPLTERKYATDFAKPTGVLGPVLVVLDHTKLPGGTLHDFQSWNQGNAGGSPTPSEGNLFHALVLRPTGTAGEYTVVFASDALTVPKPTVVTGVVTTYSVPPLTVQKDDVIGFYGQGIPVDTEVIANGDTLSTPASGDPGMTTNVVPAKDSTLKLGASNYPDFSHDRSYSFGADVTPTITDPGTGAAATAQVDPKTGAISGVTVTSPGSGYAVPPSVAITTAGVTPTAVAKATAKIATGVITSIDVNETGFGFTAPTVTLTGGDPAAGSPAQALASGTVDYLKLTDGGKGYTAQPLVSISKPDLADGVQATASATMDANGVVTGVEIAIAGSGYTSAPKVTVTDASKTDPTAWANVVATIGVTRIDMISGGAGYLSAPTVTIADTVGVADKGASGTAKVAVKGSVTEIVVTTPGAGYLTPGIKKFVDTLPGQGEANANDLGQYIPVAVPDTTTYPGTDYYEIAVVQYRMKFHRDLPATLLRGYVQLSTSVVPGKKVTLGNANVDPAVPDSPISFNGVDNPHYLGPTILATKNKPVRVLFRNLLPTGVDGDLFLPVDTSVMGAGAGPDMMTLNPVTKVPQDMAADEGSVLDGVRNPMCGQTPKPDTCYSENRATLHLHGGITPWISDGTPHQWVTPTGENTAYPKGVSVSNVPDMPDPGPGAETFFYTNQQSARMMFYHDHSWGITRLNVYAGEEAGYMITDETEQKLMAPGGALEGLGMGIPLTIQDKTFVPSATRMAQLDPTWDAKKWGGEGNLWQPHVYMPAQNPGDASGMSAFGRWFYGPWFWPPAKDAKYPPIANPYYNPACDPNVADFCEPALIPSTPNNSVGMEAFHDTPVVNGTAYPTTTMDPKSYRFRILNGSDDRFWNLSWYVADPATGTEVALKASELSLAQTDPVVMPTPDTAKSPKGPDWIQIGNEGGFLPTPAVVPAHETTWITDATRFDVGNVDQHSLLLAPAERADVIVDFSAYRGKTLILYNDAPAAFPGRIPGYDYYTGGPDMSPAGAPTTLPGYGPDTRSVMQVKVSNAAPALAFDRPNTTADQMGKLMAAFDHHTDAAGNPAGVFESSQNPIVVGQAAYNQAYGSSFVGSGYCNAAVNAATKCDGFARIAEQGGEQFKFDTLAGPQLSVPIQGKSVHDEMNAANFDEWGRMSGNIGLEAPGATPLLQNIILYPFVNPATEILDGTKGINSLKVTPISTNADGTQIWKITHNGVDTHPLHFHLNDVQLVNRVTWDNIIIPPESTEIGWKDTVRVSPLEDTIVAVRPILPKLPFAIPDSNRPLNPMMPLGAKGSITGVNGYEAGFNNTDTNGNPIDPISNDMTNFGWEYVWHCHILSHEEMDMMRPIAVSTPRTLADASVVSFTRPANDVLLNWTDGTPVSIADPTTWGNAKNEIGYKIERAPLANGTAGTYAQLATTLANVTSYSDKTAGTGEYAYRVTAWNAAGNTVSAPVLTATTVATVPKVASQNPAAGATSVTTNIRPTATFNEAVTGVSSTTFTLKQGTTAVAALVSYNTATRTATLTPTSTLATDKPYTLSLTTAIKSVSGGSLAATSWTFITGPAPTVTMTNPAAGATGVGLGTATNPIPLSATFSETVTGLPAIAASTPNFTLKLGTATIASKVSYNATTRVATLTPDAALVSDTIYTLSLSNAVKDVAGNPLTAKTWTFITGPAPTVTNRTPAVNATRVSRTANITATFSEAVSGLPATATANGNFTIKRSSNGAVFPSAVSYSSTTKVATLNPSGTLRANTQYTITLSNGIKDAAGNPLAPVTWSFTTSR; this is encoded by the coding sequence TTGAGCAGACCCGCCATCATTCTGACGTTCGCATTGCTCATCAGCAGCATCGGACCGCTGGGCGGGCTCAACAACTTCTCCGGATCCGATGCGGCCGTGGCCGCTGTCCCTTCTAGCAGCACCGACTCCACGAAGGTGCCCCATTACTTCGGCCCCTATCCCAACTGGGCAAACAGCCCACAGACATTGGCAGACGCGATGGTGACAATCGGCGTAGGGACCCCAACCCCGGTCTTCTACGGCAACCCGCTAACCGAACGCAAGTACGCCACCGACTTCGCTAAGCCGACTGGCGTCTTGGGCCCGGTACTGGTTGTCCTTGACCATACCAAGTTGCCAGGCGGCACACTCCACGACTTCCAAAGCTGGAACCAAGGCAATGCCGGAGGGAGCCCAACCCCATCGGAAGGCAACCTCTTCCACGCGCTGGTGCTGCGACCCACCGGGACAGCGGGCGAATACACGGTCGTCTTTGCCAGCGATGCCCTGACTGTGCCAAAGCCGACCGTGGTCACTGGAGTGGTCACAACCTACTCCGTACCTCCGCTAACAGTGCAAAAAGACGATGTGATCGGCTTTTACGGCCAAGGGATTCCAGTTGACACCGAAGTGATCGCCAACGGGGACACCTTGAGCACACCGGCCAGTGGTGACCCTGGGATGACCACCAACGTTGTCCCGGCCAAGGACTCCACGCTCAAGCTTGGGGCCTCAAACTACCCGGACTTCTCCCACGACCGCAGCTATTCCTTCGGGGCAGATGTAACTCCAACCATCACCGACCCGGGCACGGGTGCAGCGGCAACGGCCCAAGTCGACCCCAAGACCGGGGCCATCTCGGGTGTGACCGTGACCAGCCCAGGTTCGGGCTACGCCGTCCCGCCCTCGGTGGCAATCACCACTGCCGGAGTGACTCCCACCGCGGTGGCCAAGGCCACGGCCAAGATCGCCACCGGCGTCATCACCAGCATCGATGTCAATGAGACTGGTTTCGGATTCACAGCACCCACAGTGACCCTAACAGGCGGCGATCCTGCTGCAGGCTCGCCGGCACAGGCGCTGGCCAGCGGGACAGTTGATTACTTGAAACTGACCGATGGAGGCAAGGGCTACACGGCCCAGCCATTGGTGAGCATCTCCAAGCCTGACCTCGCCGACGGCGTGCAGGCAACGGCCAGCGCAACTATGGACGCCAATGGCGTGGTCACCGGCGTCGAAATTGCGATCGCCGGCAGTGGCTACACTTCCGCTCCGAAAGTGACCGTCACCGATGCCAGCAAGACCGATCCCACCGCGTGGGCGAACGTCGTGGCCACCATCGGCGTCACCCGGATCGACATGATCAGCGGTGGTGCAGGCTACCTTTCAGCACCGACAGTGACCATTGCAGACACCGTGGGCGTTGCCGACAAGGGTGCCAGCGGAACTGCCAAAGTGGCTGTCAAGGGCTCGGTTACCGAGATCGTGGTGACCACCCCCGGAGCCGGATACCTCACCCCCGGCATCAAGAAGTTCGTTGACACGCTGCCGGGCCAGGGTGAGGCGAATGCCAACGACCTGGGCCAGTACATCCCTGTAGCTGTGCCTGACACCACCACCTATCCCGGCACCGACTACTACGAAATCGCGGTTGTGCAATACCGGATGAAGTTCCACCGCGACCTGCCAGCCACGCTCCTTCGCGGTTACGTCCAGCTCTCAACCAGCGTCGTCCCGGGCAAGAAGGTCACGCTGGGCAACGCCAACGTTGACCCGGCCGTCCCCGACAGTCCCATCAGCTTCAACGGGGTCGACAACCCGCACTACCTCGGCCCGACCATTCTCGCCACGAAGAACAAGCCCGTCCGTGTCCTCTTCCGTAATCTCCTCCCCACCGGTGTGGATGGCGACCTGTTCCTGCCGGTCGACACCTCGGTGATGGGTGCAGGTGCAGGACCTGACATGATGACGCTCAATCCCGTAACGAAGGTTCCCCAAGATATGGCCGCGGACGAGGGAAGTGTCCTGGACGGTGTACGCAACCCGATGTGCGGGCAAACGCCGAAGCCCGACACATGCTATTCGGAGAACCGTGCCACCTTGCACCTGCACGGCGGCATTACCCCGTGGATCAGCGACGGCACACCGCACCAGTGGGTCACCCCCACGGGTGAGAACACTGCTTACCCGAAGGGCGTAAGCGTCAGCAACGTTCCAGACATGCCGGACCCCGGGCCCGGTGCCGAGACCTTCTTCTACACCAACCAGCAGAGCGCCCGAATGATGTTTTACCACGACCATTCGTGGGGCATCACACGGCTCAACGTATACGCTGGTGAAGAAGCAGGATACATGATCACTGACGAAACAGAGCAGAAGCTGATGGCCCCCGGCGGCGCCCTTGAAGGGCTCGGAATGGGGATCCCGCTGACCATCCAGGACAAGACCTTCGTGCCAAGCGCAACAAGGATGGCCCAGCTGGACCCGACCTGGGATGCCAAGAAGTGGGGCGGTGAAGGCAACCTCTGGCAGCCTCATGTTTACATGCCCGCACAGAACCCTGGTGACGCAAGCGGCATGAGCGCATTCGGCCGCTGGTTCTACGGCCCGTGGTTCTGGCCGCCGGCCAAGGACGCCAAGTACCCGCCCATAGCCAACCCATACTACAACCCCGCCTGCGACCCGAACGTGGCTGACTTCTGCGAGCCTGCCCTGATCCCGTCGACACCGAACAACTCGGTGGGCATGGAGGCCTTCCATGATACGCCTGTTGTGAACGGCACCGCCTACCCAACGACCACCATGGATCCCAAGTCCTACCGGTTCCGTATCCTTAATGGATCCGACGACCGCTTCTGGAACCTTTCGTGGTACGTCGCTGATCCTGCAACCGGCACCGAGGTTGCGCTGAAGGCCAGCGAGCTCTCCCTGGCACAGACCGACCCGGTCGTCATGCCGACCCCGGACACCGCAAAGAGCCCCAAGGGCCCTGACTGGATCCAGATTGGCAATGAGGGCGGTTTCCTGCCCACCCCGGCCGTGGTTCCCGCTCACGAGACAACCTGGATCACCGACGCGACCAGGTTCGATGTGGGCAACGTCGATCAGCACTCGCTGCTGCTCGCGCCCGCAGAACGGGCCGATGTGATCGTTGACTTCTCCGCCTACAGGGGGAAGACACTGATCCTTTACAACGATGCACCGGCGGCTTTCCCGGGCCGGATCCCAGGTTACGACTACTACACCGGCGGACCGGACATGTCACCGGCTGGCGCACCCACAACGCTGCCCGGCTACGGGCCCGACACCCGCTCAGTCATGCAGGTCAAGGTTTCCAACGCAGCGCCTGCACTGGCTTTTGACCGGCCGAACACCACGGCTGACCAGATGGGCAAGCTGATGGCAGCGTTTGATCACCACACTGATGCAGCCGGCAACCCCGCCGGAGTTTTTGAGTCCAGTCAGAACCCCATCGTGGTTGGTCAGGCCGCATACAATCAGGCCTACGGATCGAGCTTCGTTGGCAGCGGGTACTGCAACGCAGCTGTCAACGCCGCCACGAAGTGCGACGGCTTTGCCCGCATCGCCGAGCAAGGTGGGGAGCAGTTCAAGTTCGATACCTTGGCGGGGCCCCAACTCAGCGTTCCCATCCAGGGCAAGAGCGTCCACGATGAGATGAACGCGGCGAACTTTGACGAGTGGGGGCGTATGAGTGGCAACATCGGGTTGGAGGCACCAGGAGCAACACCGCTACTGCAAAACATCATCCTCTACCCGTTCGTGAACCCAGCCACGGAAATACTGGATGGAACCAAGGGGATCAACAGCCTCAAGGTGACACCCATATCCACCAACGCTGACGGCACACAGATTTGGAAGATCACCCACAACGGTGTGGACACCCACCCGCTGCACTTCCATCTCAATGACGTGCAGCTGGTGAACAGGGTCACCTGGGATAACATCATCATCCCGCCTGAATCTACTGAAATCGGTTGGAAGGACACGGTGCGTGTCAGTCCATTGGAGGACACCATCGTGGCGGTCCGGCCCATCCTGCCAAAACTCCCGTTTGCCATCCCGGACAGCAACCGGCCGTTGAACCCGATGATGCCATTGGGTGCCAAGGGCTCGATTACCGGCGTGAACGGGTACGAGGCCGGGTTCAACAACACCGACACCAACGGCAACCCGATCGATCCAATCAGCAACGACATGACCAACTTCGGCTGGGAATACGTGTGGCACTGCCACATCCTCAGCCATGAGGAGATGGACATGATGCGGCCCATCGCGGTCAGCACACCCCGCACCCTGGCCGACGCCTCTGTAGTGAGCTTCACCAGACCTGCGAATGACGTGCTGTTGAACTGGACTGATGGGACACCAGTGTCGATCGCGGATCCCACCACCTGGGGTAATGCGAAGAACGAGATCGGCTACAAGATTGAGCGTGCGCCACTTGCCAACGGCACGGCCGGCACGTACGCCCAGCTGGCCACCACACTGGCGAACGTCACCAGCTACTCCGACAAGACTGCCGGTACCGGAGAATATGCATACAGGGTGACAGCCTGGAACGCGGCCGGAAACACCGTGTCGGCGCCTGTGCTCACTGCCACCACTGTTGCCACCGTCCCGAAGGTGGCCAGCCAGAACCCCGCAGCCGGGGCCACAAGTGTGACGACCAACATCCGCCCGACAGCCACCTTCAACGAAGCCGTCACGGGCGTCAGCAGCACCACGTTCACGCTGAAGCAGGGCACCACGGCCGTTGCGGCCTTGGTGAGCTACAACACGGCGACGCGCACGGCAACCCTGACCCCGACGTCAACCTTAGCCACTGATAAGCCCTATACCCTCTCGTTGACCACGGCCATCAAGAGCGTGTCAGGCGGTTCATTGGCAGCAACGAGCTGGACCTTTATCACCGGTCCCGCCCCGACGGTCACCATGACCAACCCCGCCGCCGGGGCCACCGGCGTCGGACTGGGAACGGCCACCAACCCGATCCCGTTGAGTGCAACCTTCAGCGAAACCGTGACGGGGCTGCCCGCCATCGCTGCCAGCACCCCCAACTTCACCCTGAAGCTGGGAACGGCAACCATCGCCTCCAAGGTCAGCTACAACGCCACCACCAGGGTTGCCACGCTGACTCCGGACGCAGCACTGGTCAGTGACACGATTTACACCCTGTCCCTGAGCAACGCGGTCAAGGACGTGGCAGGCAACCCGCTCACAGCCAAGACGTGGACCTTCATCACCGGTCCCGCCCCGACGGTGACGAATCGGACCCCGGCGGTCAACGCCACTAGGGTCAGCCGGACGGCGAACATCACCGCAACCTTCAGCGAGGCAGTCTCAGGTCTGCCCGCCACGGCCACGGCGAACGGGAACTTCACCATCAAGCGGAGCTCCAACGGCGCCGTGTTCCCGTCAGCTGTCAGCTACTCCAGCACCACGAAGGTGGCAACACTGAACCCGAGCGGCACCCTGCGGGCCAACACCCAGTACACCATCACTCTGAGCAACGGGATCAAGGATGCTGCAGGCAACCCGCTGGCTCCCGTCACTTGGAGCTTCACAACGAGCAGATAG
- a CDS encoding response regulator transcription factor: MNSIVVVEDEPVLARLLDRILSGAGHTVTLAGTVVGALAAIRTVDPELILLDLILPDGRGEEVLAELMRFRPSSRVVVLSSMTQVTTRVGVLEGGAVDFLAKPFDNAELLARVNARIRTPAPSLAVPRYLRRAGVEIDVQQRELVVDGRRVSLTQREFVLLTHLLQRAPETCTRAELLERVWGTRYDTGTNVVDVCVRRLRSKLTNDKIETVRNVGYRIAT, from the coding sequence GTGAACAGCATTGTAGTCGTCGAGGACGAACCCGTACTCGCCCGACTCCTAGACCGGATCCTTAGTGGTGCCGGCCACACGGTCACCCTAGCTGGCACTGTGGTTGGGGCTCTGGCAGCGATTCGCACTGTCGACCCGGAACTGATCCTCCTGGATCTCATACTCCCTGACGGTCGCGGCGAGGAAGTCCTGGCCGAACTGATGCGATTCCGTCCGTCGAGTCGGGTCGTGGTGTTGTCATCCATGACGCAGGTGACCACCAGAGTCGGTGTTCTGGAAGGCGGTGCAGTGGATTTCCTAGCCAAACCGTTTGACAACGCAGAACTGCTGGCCCGGGTCAACGCCCGCATCCGAACGCCAGCACCGTCCTTGGCCGTCCCCCGGTACCTGCGAAGGGCTGGTGTCGAGATCGATGTGCAGCAACGCGAACTCGTGGTTGACGGACGCCGCGTCTCGTTGACCCAGCGGGAGTTCGTGCTCCTGACCCACCTCCTCCAGCGGGCTCCGGAGACGTGTACCCGGGCCGAGCTGCTTGAGCGGGTCTGGGGAACGAGATACGACACCGGCACGAACGTCGTCGACGTCTGTGTGCGCCGGCTGCGATCCAAACTCACGAACGATAAAATTGAAACGGTGCGCAATGTTGGATATAGGATCGCGACATAA